The following coding sequences lie in one Apium graveolens cultivar Ventura chromosome 3, ASM990537v1, whole genome shotgun sequence genomic window:
- the LOC141715042 gene encoding uncharacterized protein LOC141715042 encodes MSNSRISFQDMLNPLFLHPSDGATSIQVDKLQGSSDYRSWKRYLEIGLTSKCKLGFVKGTVERSTNDTSKAEMWDTCDNMVISWLTSNVSSTIRKSIIYMTTSREIWLNLEQHFSVSNGSRKYKLSKELYDIKQNDLSVNDYYTAMRTVWEELDSLNALPTVVAITPEIKKLMSEIELQKEEFKLFQFLNGLNEIYSAQRSQLLLNNPLPNVENATTILQQEEAQREILTSPKAPDHDILAMYSKGIPSTPKIYQCTACGGKGHTQDRCWSHIGYPGWHPKYKGPNPITQNKSSYTTTQGNRARWSGNQRQPQHFKSANVAQSAASSSADTTLFTPEQLA; translated from the coding sequence ATGTCTAATTCCAGGATCTCATTCCAAGATATGTTGAATCCTTTGTTTCTACACCCTTCAGATGGGGCTACATCTATTCAAGTCGATAAATTACAAGGTAGTTCAGACTACAGATCTTGGAAAAGATATCTCGAGATTGGTCTCACTTCAAAATGCAAACTTGGGTTTGTCAAGGGCACTGTGGAGAGATCTACTAATGATACATCTAAAGCTGAAATGTGGGATACTTGTGACAACATGGTAATTTCTTGGCTCACTTCCAATGTCTCATCAACTATTAGAAAATCTATTATCTATATGACTACCTCTAGAGAAATCTGGCTAAATCTAGAGCAACATTTTTCAGTATCAAATGGTTCTCGAAAATATAAGTTGAGTAAAGAGTTATATGATATTAAGCAAAATGACTTGTCTGTTAATGATTATTACACTGCAATGAGAACTGTATGGGAGGAACTGGACTCTTTGAATGCTTTGCCAACTGTGGTTGCAATCACACCTGAGATTAAGAAACTAATGTCTGAAATTGAGTTGCAGAAAGAGGAATTTAAGCTATTTCAGTTTTTAAATGGTCTCAATGAGATTTATTCAGCCCAAAGGAGTCAGCTGTTGTTGAATAATCCTCTACCCAATGTTGAAAATGCTACAACCATTCTACAACAGGAGGAAGCTCAAAGAGAAATCTTGACATCACCTAAAGCTCCTGATCATGATATACTAGCTATGTACAGCAAAGGTATACCCTCAACACCAAAAATCTATCAGTGCACTGCTTGTGGAGGAAAGGGTCATACACAAGATCGGTGTTGGTCTCATATTGGCTATCCCGGATGGCATCCAAAATACAAAGGTCCTAACCCCATTACCCAGAACAAGTCTTCGTATACAACTACTCAAGGAAACAGAGCTCGATGGTCTGGAAATCAAAGACAACCTCAACATTTTAAATCTGCAAATGTGGCTCAATCTGCAGCATCATCATCTGCAGATACCACTTTGTTTACACCTGAACAGCTAGCATAA